In the genome of bacterium, one region contains:
- a CDS encoding 4Fe-4S dicluster domain-containing protein, producing the protein MDRRGFLKLAGAAGAAAATGPARADSPPEPDSPEFWGVLVDTTRCIGCRACERSCSLTHDLPVPDIENDDLLEHERPTSDHQWMVVNRYETSRGEVFVKRQCMHCWQPACTAACLTNAMHKTRKGPVIWHPDKCMGCRFCMVSCPFEIPKFEYNSWNPKIQKCNMCWERLGEGKKPACVESCPTDALMFGRKRDLMEIARIRIYNHPDKYVHNIYGEHEVGGTGWLYLSAVPFEELGFRTDLGTTPYPEFTRDFLYGVPLVLFGLPALLLGLSLLAEKESEP; encoded by the coding sequence ATGGATAGGAGAGGGTTTCTCAAACTCGCCGGAGCGGCCGGAGCCGCGGCGGCTACCGGGCCGGCCAGAGCTGACTCCCCTCCGGAACCGGACAGCCCTGAGTTCTGGGGCGTTCTCGTCGACACCACCCGCTGCATCGGCTGCCGCGCGTGCGAGCGCTCGTGCTCGCTGACTCACGATCTCCCCGTACCCGACATCGAGAACGACGATCTGCTCGAGCACGAAAGACCGACCTCAGACCATCAGTGGATGGTGGTCAATCGCTATGAAACCAGCCGCGGCGAGGTGTTCGTCAAGAGACAATGCATGCATTGCTGGCAACCGGCTTGCACCGCGGCGTGCCTCACCAACGCCATGCACAAGACCCGCAAAGGGCCGGTGATCTGGCATCCGGACAAATGCATGGGATGTCGTTTCTGCATGGTCTCCTGCCCCTTCGAGATCCCCAAGTTCGAGTACAACTCGTGGAATCCGAAGATCCAGAAGTGCAACATGTGCTGGGAAAGGCTGGGAGAGGGCAAGAAACCGGCCTGTGTCGAATCCTGCCCGACCGACGCGCTGATGTTCGGCAGGAAGCGCGACCTGATGGAGATCGCCCGCATTCGTATCTACAACCATCCAGACAAGTACGTTCACAACATCTACGGCGAGCACGAAGTGGGAGGTACCGGCTGGCTGTATCTATCGGCAGTGCCCTTCGAGGAGTTGGGTTTCCGAACCGATCTCGGGACGACTCCCTATCCCGAGTTCACCCGTGATTTTCTCTACGGCGTGCCGCTTGTCCTTTTCGGACTGCCGGCACTGCTTCTCGGCTTGAGCTTGCTCGCCGAGAAGGAGTCGGAGCCGTGA
- a CDS encoding response regulator, whose translation MVAVLVILTVVVFFLVDLALRVSLKKIEQSRQRREREKALDIGLKLEFADEARSLKRVTVEKPKARILAIDDEPVILDSFRKILVLAGYSVDTVETGQEALSLLRKNDYDFVFTDLKMPGLDGLDVTKASKHLRPDIDVVMITGYATIESAVDAMKYGAMDYVQKPFTEDELVDFTDQLVIRRQDRIERQTPPRVRLVTASSQESESNHVVNVPGGIFVSPHHTWVSVEVNGEARIGLDDFIHKSLGPTDDITFPDPGTKVRKGAPLFTISRGERSLTFPSPLDGKITRANHELTYHLDLLRRRPYQLGWICSVEPDNLSADLTELTIGCDAVPWYEQEIVKLRSAAQALEQEAGDAQEPGANEESRSFDLAWSAFAHAFLNSQAA comes from the coding sequence ATGGTTGCAGTTCTCGTCATCCTCACAGTTGTTGTCTTCTTTCTCGTCGACCTGGCACTGCGCGTGTCGCTCAAGAAGATCGAGCAGTCTCGCCAGCGCAGAGAGCGGGAGAAGGCGCTGGACATCGGACTCAAGCTCGAGTTCGCAGACGAGGCCCGGAGTCTGAAGCGGGTGACCGTCGAAAAGCCCAAGGCCAGAATCCTGGCGATCGACGACGAACCGGTAATCCTCGACAGCTTCCGCAAGATCCTCGTCCTGGCAGGCTACTCGGTGGACACCGTCGAAACGGGCCAAGAGGCTCTGAGCCTGTTACGAAAGAACGACTACGACTTCGTCTTCACCGACTTGAAGATGCCGGGTCTCGACGGGTTGGACGTCACCAAGGCCTCGAAGCATCTGAGACCCGACATCGACGTCGTGATGATCACCGGCTATGCCACGATCGAGTCCGCGGTCGACGCGATGAAGTACGGCGCCATGGACTATGTGCAGAAACCGTTCACCGAGGACGAGTTGGTCGATTTCACCGACCAACTCGTCATCCGGCGCCAGGACCGAATCGAGCGGCAGACCCCACCCAGGGTGCGCCTGGTCACCGCCTCGTCTCAAGAATCCGAGTCCAATCATGTGGTCAACGTTCCCGGCGGCATCTTCGTCTCGCCCCATCACACCTGGGTGAGCGTCGAAGTCAACGGCGAAGCCCGAATCGGCCTTGACGACTTCATTCACAAGTCGCTCGGACCGACGGACGACATCACCTTCCCCGATCCGGGCACCAAGGTCAGAAAGGGGGCACCACTGTTTACGATCTCGAGGGGCGAGCGCTCGCTCACCTTTCCTTCGCCACTGGACGGAAAGATCACGCGGGCAAACCACGAGCTCACCTATCACCTCGACCTGCTCAGGCGCCGTCCCTACCAGCTGGGCTGGATCTGCTCGGTCGAGCCCGACAACCTGAGTGCGGATCTGACCGAGCTGACTATCGGCTGCGATGCGGTGCCCTGGTACGAGCAGGAGATCGTGAAACTTCGTTCCGCTGCGCAAGCTCTCGAACAGGAAGCGGGCGACGCGCAGGAGCCCGGCGCAAACGAGGAGAGTCGCTCCTTCGACCTCGCGTGGTCCGCTTTCGCCCACGCCTTCCTGAACTCGCAAGCCGCATGA
- a CDS encoding response regulator produces MTRRIDVLVVEDEPVVVAAARKILREDDLEVVTANDVNEACEILRDTRCRLVLSDLKLPGASGFDLLELIQDRWPDIEVVVITGYATLDNALMTFRKGGFDFVAKPFDIGELLGVVRRALEFSDKKLGTAPGTAGSGIGAVPGAPSYFLGRHSWARLDSDGSATLGLAETFPDLLGEIETIELLEPEQRTMQGRLLARILTPGEIVHRVRSPLSGIVLTANPLIRDSIELINRDPFGKGWLTRIIPDNLDRELDFLDQRWLQME; encoded by the coding sequence ATGACCCGACGGATCGACGTTCTGGTCGTCGAGGACGAGCCGGTAGTGGTAGCCGCCGCTCGGAAGATCCTCAGAGAGGACGATCTGGAGGTCGTGACGGCGAACGACGTCAACGAGGCCTGCGAGATCCTGCGAGATACTCGATGCCGCCTGGTTCTATCGGACCTCAAGCTTCCCGGAGCCTCGGGCTTCGACCTCCTCGAGCTGATTCAAGACCGTTGGCCCGACATCGAGGTGGTGGTGATCACCGGCTACGCGACGCTCGACAACGCCCTGATGACGTTTCGCAAGGGCGGCTTCGACTTCGTCGCCAAGCCCTTCGACATCGGCGAGCTCTTGGGGGTCGTGCGACGGGCCCTCGAGTTCTCAGACAAGAAGCTCGGAACCGCACCGGGCACGGCCGGCAGTGGGATCGGCGCCGTGCCGGGCGCGCCCAGCTACTTTCTCGGTCGACACTCGTGGGCCAGACTGGACTCCGACGGCTCGGCTACTCTCGGCCTGGCCGAGACGTTCCCGGACCTGCTCGGCGAAATCGAAACGATCGAGTTGCTCGAGCCCGAACAGCGCACGATGCAAGGCAGACTTCTCGCCCGGATTCTCACTCCCGGGGAGATAGTCCACCGGGTCAGGTCTCCGCTGAGCGGCATCGTACTGACCGCCAATCCGCTGATCCGCGACTCGATCGAGCTCATCAATCGAGATCCGTTCGGCAAGGGCTGGCTGACCCGGATTATCCCCGACAACCTCGACCGCGAGCTCGATTTCCTCGATCAACGCTGGCTTCAGATGGAGTAG
- a CDS encoding HAMP domain-containing protein: MRPKISHRLMAAVAATTLLAFGLFVVWLIGSQHAAMTSEIELQANQLSETIKSSTRYAMLRNRPDQVHEIIDTIGRQEGIDRVRVFNKEGEVSYADDKLLIGTFVDKDAESCYACHAADAPLERLSMSQRTRTFMTENGFRTLGIINPIYNETSCSNGECHAHPAAQTVLGVLDVTMSLESVDRHMAANRNRALILVPSAILAASAIIWILFRFLVDKPLLQLLKATDAVASGNLDYKLEVKRNDEFGQLDESFNTMTEKLAEAQKQIYQSNKLASLGQLTAGIAHEINNPLTGVLTYSSFLLKRAPDDSETKQDLVTVVREAKRCREIVKGLLDFSRQAPTHKTYIDCNQVIERSLDIVDNQLSVGNIGVTKTLQPELPRVMGDGNQLVQVLINLLVNAADAIGEGGGEIFISSDVMDPENGRQVEIKVADSGCGIPRDHIDRIFEPFFTTKATEGTGLGLAVVWGIVQEHGGTVSVNSKPERGTTFTLLLPAEPGTGLTDAEEAR, translated from the coding sequence ATGAGGCCCAAGATCAGTCACAGACTCATGGCGGCCGTGGCGGCTACTACCCTTCTCGCCTTCGGCCTTTTCGTCGTGTGGCTGATCGGATCTCAGCACGCGGCCATGACCTCGGAGATCGAGCTCCAGGCCAATCAGCTCAGCGAGACAATCAAGAGCAGCACCCGCTACGCGATGCTCAGGAATCGACCCGACCAGGTGCACGAGATCATCGACACCATCGGCCGACAGGAGGGCATCGACCGAGTGCGGGTCTTCAACAAGGAGGGCGAGGTCTCCTACGCCGACGACAAACTGCTGATCGGCACCTTCGTCGACAAGGACGCGGAGTCTTGCTACGCCTGTCATGCCGCTGACGCACCACTCGAGCGGTTGTCGATGAGCCAACGCACTCGTACCTTCATGACCGAAAACGGCTTCCGCACGTTGGGGATCATCAACCCTATCTATAACGAGACAAGCTGTTCTAACGGTGAATGCCACGCGCACCCTGCGGCTCAGACGGTCCTCGGTGTCCTGGACGTGACGATGTCGCTGGAAAGCGTCGACCGCCACATGGCCGCAAACAGGAACAGAGCGCTGATCCTGGTTCCAAGCGCCATCCTTGCCGCCAGCGCAATCATCTGGATCTTGTTCCGCTTCCTCGTCGACAAGCCGTTGCTGCAGCTCTTGAAAGCCACCGATGCGGTGGCTTCGGGCAATCTGGACTACAAGCTCGAGGTCAAGCGCAACGACGAGTTCGGCCAGCTCGACGAGTCCTTCAACACAATGACCGAGAAGCTGGCTGAGGCGCAAAAGCAGATCTACCAGTCCAACAAACTGGCGTCGCTCGGTCAGCTCACGGCCGGAATCGCGCACGAGATCAACAACCCTCTGACCGGAGTTCTGACCTACAGCAGCTTCCTGCTCAAACGCGCACCCGACGATTCAGAAACGAAGCAAGACCTCGTGACCGTTGTTCGCGAGGCCAAGAGGTGTCGCGAGATCGTCAAGGGCTTACTCGATTTCTCACGACAAGCACCGACCCACAAGACCTACATAGACTGCAACCAGGTTATAGAGCGATCACTCGACATCGTCGACAACCAACTCAGTGTCGGCAATATCGGAGTCACCAAGACCCTGCAGCCGGAGCTCCCCAGGGTGATGGGAGATGGAAACCAACTCGTACAGGTGCTGATCAACCTGCTCGTCAACGCCGCAGACGCCATCGGTGAAGGGGGCGGCGAGATCTTCATATCCTCCGACGTCATGGACCCGGAGAACGGCCGGCAGGTCGAGATCAAGGTAGCAGACAGCGGTTGCGGAATTCCGCGCGACCACATCGACAGGATCTTCGAGCCTTTCTTCACGACCAAAGCCACCGAAGGTACCGGTCTGGGGCTGGCGGTTGTCTGGGGGATTGTCCAGGAGCACGGCGGCACGGTGTCGGTCAACAGCAAGCCCGAGCGCGGCACGACCTTCACGCTGCTTCTTCCGGCAGAGCCCGGAACCGGCTTGACCGACGCCGAGGAGGCCCGATGA
- a CDS encoding HAMP domain-containing histidine kinase, producing MQALTLPPEFLERLRWFEKLRWLAAGGLAAASLLGDLLELPHLWPSLLIVAVIVGAYNFCFHFFLRKQRESYSDTRLKVLGITEILLDLTMLLVTVHFTGGLASPALIFFVFHMAIGTTMLSTRTMYEIAAGACAGAAALHLAESYGLLARQTLDPAAPACGRLCDFNLAALIVALFGIVYLMGTVTERSKLKSVELRETTLQLRRKTVRLEHVLNEIRDLEHRKSHYMRISAHQLRSPLATVKTLLEVLTQGFVDPRSQRGGRLLSGAVERADHLLAIVNDLLELAKIREGQERAPWTRGVDINDILAAALDSLEPFARSRGVRLISNLEGRPILRWGVPPDLRFAFDNLIDNAIRYSRPEGEVKVSVVPAGERTTITVADQGIGIPEDLQPGVFLEFVRGPEAKHLEPNGTGLGLTIVKAAIELHGGSVALSSQQGAGTKITVSLPLRNSLPAEARAAAAVAP from the coding sequence ATGCAAGCTCTCACGCTTCCCCCCGAGTTTTTGGAACGGCTGCGCTGGTTCGAGAAGCTCCGCTGGCTGGCGGCCGGCGGGCTGGCCGCTGCATCCCTGCTTGGAGACCTCCTGGAGCTACCCCATCTGTGGCCGAGCCTGCTGATCGTCGCCGTCATTGTGGGCGCCTACAACTTCTGCTTCCACTTCTTCCTTCGCAAGCAGCGCGAGAGTTACTCGGATACTCGGTTGAAGGTGCTCGGCATCACCGAGATCCTTCTCGACCTCACGATGCTGCTGGTGACCGTGCACTTCACCGGCGGCCTGGCAAGCCCGGCCTTGATCTTCTTCGTCTTTCACATGGCCATCGGCACGACGATGCTGTCCACTCGAACGATGTACGAGATCGCGGCCGGGGCTTGCGCCGGTGCGGCCGCTCTCCATCTTGCGGAATCATACGGCCTGCTGGCGCGTCAGACCCTCGATCCTGCCGCTCCGGCCTGCGGCCGGTTGTGCGACTTCAACTTGGCGGCGCTCATCGTCGCGCTTTTCGGGATCGTCTATCTGATGGGCACCGTCACCGAGCGATCCAAGCTGAAGAGTGTCGAGCTTCGGGAAACCACTCTGCAATTGCGGAGAAAAACCGTCCGGCTCGAGCACGTGTTGAACGAGATCCGAGACCTCGAACACAGGAAGTCGCACTACATGCGGATCTCGGCGCACCAGTTGCGCTCTCCGCTTGCCACCGTCAAGACTTTGCTCGAGGTACTCACACAGGGCTTCGTAGATCCCCGCTCACAACGAGGAGGAAGGTTGCTGTCGGGTGCTGTCGAGCGGGCCGATCATCTGCTGGCGATCGTCAACGATCTCCTGGAGCTGGCCAAGATCCGGGAAGGGCAGGAGCGGGCACCGTGGACTCGCGGAGTGGACATCAACGACATCCTCGCCGCGGCGCTGGATTCCCTCGAGCCCTTCGCCAGGAGCCGCGGTGTCCGTCTCATCTCCAACCTCGAGGGAAGGCCGATACTGCGCTGGGGCGTGCCGCCCGACCTTCGCTTCGCGTTCGACAACTTGATCGACAACGCGATCCGCTACTCTCGCCCCGAGGGCGAGGTCAAGGTATCGGTGGTCCCGGCTGGAGAGCGGACCACGATCACCGTGGCGGACCAGGGCATCGGTATCCCTGAGGATCTCCAGCCCGGGGTGTTTCTGGAGTTCGTTCGCGGACCCGAGGCGAAACACCTTGAACCCAACGGAACAGGTCTGGGGCTGACCATCGTCAAGGCCGCCATCGAGCTGCACGGCGGAAGCGTCGCCCTGTCGAGCCAACAAGGCGCTGGAACGAAGATCACGGTGTCACTGCCCCTGCGCAACTCACTTCCGGCCGAGGCCCGCGCAGCGGCCGCCGTGGCCCCCTGA
- a CDS encoding response regulator, which yields MQRKRVLLVDDDAVFVDALSAVLETRFDVVTAANGTEALVQLQRERPDVLVLDVMMNHLSEGFDVARRVKADPETSHIPVIMLTAVDQVYDFRMEVQDSYVPHDRYLEKPVAPETMLEVIEDVLAPRRA from the coding sequence ATGCAGAGAAAACGAGTACTTCTGGTGGACGACGATGCCGTGTTCGTTGACGCGCTAAGCGCCGTTCTGGAGACCCGCTTCGACGTCGTGACTGCGGCCAATGGGACCGAGGCCTTGGTCCAGCTTCAACGCGAGAGACCAGATGTTCTGGTGCTGGACGTGATGATGAACCATCTGTCCGAGGGGTTCGACGTGGCCCGTAGAGTCAAGGCCGATCCGGAGACCAGCCATATTCCGGTGATCATGCTCACCGCCGTGGACCAGGTCTACGACTTCCGGATGGAGGTCCAGGACTCTTACGTTCCCCACGACCGCTATCTGGAGAAGCCCGTCGCACCCGAGACTATGCTGGAGGTGATCGAGGACGTCCTGGCGCCCCGGCGAGCCTGA
- a CDS encoding hydrogenase maturation protease, translating into MFKEIETKRVLIFGCGNVLLGDDGFGPAVIERLRERGDLPDDAHPEDVGTSIRGILFDIALLDRRPEHIIVLDAVDKPERAPGEVFEISVDEIPEKKIADYSFHQFPTTNLLKELQDASGIRVTIVAAQTAAELEEVRPGLSEPMRSAVTEAADLVIRMLRP; encoded by the coding sequence ATGTTCAAGGAGATCGAGACCAAGAGGGTGCTGATCTTCGGCTGCGGCAATGTACTGCTGGGCGATGACGGCTTCGGACCGGCGGTGATCGAGAGGCTGCGCGAACGGGGCGATCTCCCCGACGACGCTCACCCCGAGGACGTGGGCACCAGCATTCGCGGCATCCTATTCGACATCGCCCTCCTCGACCGCCGTCCCGAGCACATCATCGTTCTCGACGCGGTCGACAAGCCCGAGCGTGCGCCGGGAGAGGTATTCGAGATCTCGGTGGATGAGATCCCAGAAAAAAAGATCGCCGACTACTCATTTCACCAGTTCCCCACCACCAATCTCCTCAAGGAGCTTCAAGACGCGAGCGGCATCCGGGTCACCATCGTGGCGGCCCAGACCGCCGCCGAGCTCGAGGAGGTACGACCGGGGCTGTCCGAACCGATGCGGAGCGCGGTTACCGAGGCTGCGGATCTCGTGATCCGAATGCTCCGCCCCTGA
- a CDS encoding Ni/Fe hydrogenase subunit alpha produces MGQTINIQPITRIEGHARVAIELDDAGNVNDARFHVMALRGFEKFCEGRPVEEMPRIVNRICGICPWNHHLASVKAADRVFGVEPPPTAVKLRRLAQHLAWIPDKLLHFYFLAAPDFVLGPDADPAVRNVIGIAKEAPELARKVVQHRYRGAMLLEKWLGKVIHPVAAVAGGFSRPLLEEERLEFLAETREQLEFAKFSIDYAKTEVFPKYLDTVKTLGVINTGFIGTVTDDGTHDIYDGKIRLMKPDGTFDDFAYEDYTDHIGEHIEPWSYAKMPFAKRWANGQFSMDLDDPLGIYRSNALSRINVCERISTPEAQQELELFRAEFGRPAQLTLLYHWARLIELVHNCERAIELLEDPEITGRDIRAQVEVRAGEGVGCVEAPRGTLIHHYSGDDDGMIAKANLIVGTTHNQAPINMSIKQAASALIKDANYDQGLLNRVEMAIRAYDPULSCATHRLDGGMDLEISLVDSEGEEIERLRNF; encoded by the coding sequence ATGGGACAAACCATCAACATCCAACCGATCACCCGGATCGAGGGGCACGCGCGAGTAGCGATCGAGCTCGACGATGCGGGGAACGTCAACGACGCCAGGTTCCACGTGATGGCGCTGCGCGGCTTCGAGAAGTTCTGCGAGGGCCGGCCGGTCGAGGAGATGCCACGCATCGTCAACCGTATCTGCGGCATCTGTCCGTGGAATCACCATCTGGCCTCGGTCAAGGCCGCCGATCGCGTCTTCGGGGTCGAGCCGCCCCCGACCGCGGTCAAGTTGCGTCGACTGGCCCAGCACCTGGCCTGGATCCCGGACAAGCTGCTGCACTTCTACTTCCTGGCCGCGCCGGATTTCGTCCTCGGGCCCGATGCCGACCCGGCGGTCCGCAACGTCATCGGCATCGCCAAGGAGGCCCCCGAGCTGGCTCGCAAAGTGGTCCAGCACCGCTACCGCGGCGCCATGCTGCTCGAGAAGTGGCTGGGCAAGGTCATCCATCCGGTGGCGGCGGTCGCCGGCGGTTTCTCTCGGCCGCTGCTCGAAGAGGAGCGCCTGGAGTTCTTGGCCGAGACCAGAGAGCAGCTCGAGTTCGCCAAGTTCTCGATCGACTACGCCAAGACCGAGGTCTTCCCCAAGTACCTCGACACGGTCAAGACCCTGGGCGTCATCAACACCGGCTTTATCGGCACGGTGACCGACGACGGTACCCACGACATCTACGACGGCAAGATCCGTCTGATGAAGCCCGACGGTACCTTCGACGACTTTGCCTATGAGGACTACACGGACCACATCGGCGAGCACATCGAGCCCTGGAGCTACGCCAAGATGCCCTTCGCCAAGCGCTGGGCGAACGGGCAGTTCTCGATGGATCTGGACGACCCGCTGGGGATCTACCGCAGCAACGCGCTCTCCCGCATCAACGTCTGCGAGCGGATTAGCACTCCGGAGGCACAGCAAGAGCTCGAGCTGTTCCGTGCCGAGTTCGGCCGGCCGGCGCAGCTGACGCTCCTCTATCACTGGGCGCGCCTGATCGAGCTGGTCCACAACTGCGAGCGGGCCATCGAGCTGCTCGAAGATCCGGAGATCACCGGCCGCGACATCCGCGCCCAGGTGGAGGTCCGGGCCGGCGAGGGCGTGGGATGCGTCGAGGCGCCGCGTGGGACCCTGATCCACCACTACTCCGGCGACGACGACGGTATGATTGCCAAGGCCAACCTGATCGTGGGTACTACCCATAACCAGGCGCCCATCAACATGTCGATCAAGCAGGCGGCTTCGGCGTTGATCAAGGACGCCAACTACGATCAGGGACTTCTCAACAGAGTGGAGATGGCCATACGCGCCTATGATCCGTGACTGAGCTGTGCCACCCACCGCCTGGATGGCGGCATGGATCTGGAGATCAGCCTGGTCGACAGCGAAGGAGAAGAGATCGAGAGACTGCGAAACTTCTAG
- a CDS encoding methyl viologen-reducing hydrogenase: MAVTVASEWLNACSGCEISILNVGEPILDLIPEKLELVHIPALVDSKYFGSLGDGDKLTLPKATVGLVSGGVRNAEHEEVLKEMREKVDILIALGTCATNGGIPAQANMFSNEDTLDKVYRGCPTHDAAETPADVVPCYTENVKAIDEVVTVDIFIPGCPPHPDWIADALLALLDGKTEWSLPERSVCDTCPMIREEKSGGGAIKRPLENFDYDPDQPLDKMRCIMEQGYLCLGAVTRAGCAGKEGVPRCISARRSCRGCFGPIRKGSKPLVEMMGAMASVGLEARSVIDRRAMLNRFVGAHGNLRPLPARRK; this comes from the coding sequence ATGGCTGTGACAGTGGCTTCTGAGTGGCTCAACGCATGCTCCGGCTGCGAGATATCGATTCTCAACGTCGGCGAGCCAATCCTCGACCTGATACCGGAGAAGCTCGAGCTCGTGCACATACCGGCGCTGGTCGACAGCAAGTACTTCGGCTCACTGGGAGACGGTGACAAGCTCACCTTGCCCAAGGCAACGGTGGGCCTGGTCTCCGGCGGAGTGCGCAACGCCGAACACGAGGAGGTCCTCAAGGAGATGCGCGAGAAGGTGGACATTCTCATCGCGCTCGGGACCTGCGCGACCAACGGCGGCATCCCGGCGCAGGCCAACATGTTCAGCAACGAGGACACCCTCGACAAGGTCTACCGCGGCTGCCCCACCCACGACGCGGCGGAGACTCCGGCCGATGTCGTGCCGTGCTACACGGAGAACGTCAAGGCGATCGACGAGGTCGTCACGGTCGACATCTTCATTCCCGGCTGCCCGCCCCACCCCGACTGGATCGCCGACGCGTTGCTGGCGCTTCTCGACGGCAAAACCGAATGGTCGCTGCCGGAACGCAGCGTCTGCGACACCTGTCCGATGATCCGAGAGGAGAAGTCGGGCGGAGGTGCGATCAAGCGACCGCTCGAGAACTTCGATTACGATCCGGACCAGCCCCTCGACAAGATGCGCTGCATCATGGAGCAGGGTTATCTCTGTCTGGGCGCCGTGACGCGAGCCGGTTGCGCAGGCAAGGAGGGGGTGCCGCGCTGCATCTCGGCTCGCCGGTCGTGCCGCGGTTGCTTCGGTCCGATCCGCAAGGGCTCCAAGCCGCTGGTCGAGATGATGGGCGCGATGGCGTCGGTGGGCCTCGAGGCCAGGAGCGTGATCGACCGACGGGCGATGCTCAACCGCTTTGTCGGCGCCCACGGGAACCTGAGGCCTCTACCGGCTCGCCGCAAGTAG
- a CDS encoding hydrogenase iron-sulfur subunit — protein MTSDNGFEPLIIGFCCNWCAYAGADLAGVSRTQYPANIRVIRVMCSGMIHPNLVVNALTNGADGVLACGUHLGDCHYLDGNEKAQQRSEAIELILEDLGIEPERFRLEWVSASESQRFAEIVESFTDEIKDLGPSPYS, from the coding sequence ATGACGAGCGACAACGGCTTCGAGCCACTGATCATCGGATTCTGCTGCAACTGGTGCGCCTATGCCGGAGCGGATCTGGCGGGCGTGTCGAGAACGCAGTACCCGGCCAACATCCGCGTCATCCGCGTGATGTGCTCGGGGATGATCCACCCGAATCTGGTGGTCAACGCGCTCACCAACGGCGCCGACGGCGTTCTGGCCTGTGGGTGACACCTGGGCGACTGCCATTACCTGGATGGTAATGAGAAAGCCCAGCAGCGATCGGAAGCGATCGAGCTGATCCTCGAGGATCTCGGGATCGAGCCGGAGAGATTCCGACTCGAGTGGGTCTCGGCGTCCGAATCCCAGCGCTTCGCCGAGATCGTCGAGAGTTTCACCGACGAGATCAAAGATCTTGGTCCGAGTCCTTATTCCTAG